From one Rosa rugosa chromosome 4, drRosRugo1.1, whole genome shotgun sequence genomic stretch:
- the LOC133744210 gene encoding transcription factor MYB93-like: MEKSPCCDEPGLKKGPWTPEEDEKLVQYIQQHGHGSWRALPKLAGLNRCGKSCRLRWTNYLRPDIKRGNFSQEEEQTILHLHSILGNKWSAIATHLDGRTDNEIKNFWNTQLKKKLIQMGIDPMTHQPRTDLFSNLQDLLPLQFQPLDQLATTLLDAAEAVAQLVKLQYLRQQYVLQSHLLNSSVGSYAPPPIKENLPVLNSSQLVLENASSSSQPLHYGSLVPHHNNPQAPVSTFGVPEIDEIGQCTNFTSMVSSLSQAEKNPPEIYEYSPYSSNTPTPLADTLINNPGDASCSTSSSGGISSSSSPYWLELFLKENQNQL, translated from the exons ATGGAAAAATCTCCTTGTTGTGATGAACCTGGACTCAAGAAAGGGCCCTGGACTCCCGAAGAGGATGAAAAGCTTGTGCAGTACATCCAACAACACGGTCATGGAAGCTGGCGAGCTCTTCCCAAGCTTGCAG GTCTCAACAGATGTGGCAAGAGCTGTAGGTTGAGATGGACAAATTACTTAAGACCTGATATAAAAAGAGGTAATTTTTCTCAAGAGGAGGAGCAGACCATTCTACATCTCCATTCTATCCTCGGAAACAA ATGGTCAGCAATTGCAACACATCTAGACGGACGAACTGACAATGAGATCAAGAATTTCTGGAATACTCAATTGAAGAAAAAACTGATCCAGATGGGGATTGATCCGATGACCCATCAACCCAGAACTGACCTCTTCTCCAACCTCCAGGACCTTTTGCCGCTGCAATTTCAGCCGTTGGATCAACTTGCTACAACATTACTTGATGCTGCAGAAGCTGTAGCTCAGTTGGTCAAGCTTCAATACCTGCGCCAGCAATATGTACTCCAATCACATTTGTTAAACTCAAGTGTTGGTAGTTATGCTCCTCCTCCTATAAAAGAAAACCTCCCAGTTTTAAATTCATCCCAACTGGTACTTGAAAATGCTAGCTCATCTTCTCAACCACTCCACTATGGAAGCTTAGTACCCCATCACAACAACCCACAAGCCCCTGTCAGTACTTTTGGAGTCCCTGAAATTGATGAAATTGGTCAATGCACGAACTTTACTTCAATGGTCAGTAGTCTCAGCCAAGCAGAGAAGAACCCACCTGAAATTTATGAATACTCTCCATACTCTTCTAATACTCCTACACCTTTGGCTGATACTTTAATTAACAATCCTGGAGATGCCAGCTGCAGCACTTCCAGTAGTGGAGGAATAAGTAGTTCTTCTTCTCCCTACTGGCTTGAACTTTTCCttaaagaaaaccaaaaccaattaTGA